A region from the Acidobacteriota bacterium genome encodes:
- a CDS encoding UvrD-helicase domain-containing protein: MNRARLDEDVALLFAQLGDARLREGLTALLGRRQVAAGVLRRVLAAGPPDMTVARACALGARRLRDLLRAVPGGLDAFLDEGPAGHPRFAMLAAGIRALVEAEHPDPASLRGLIEQLRSHVLTKAGEPRKRLPSEYDETCFSSKAARKAHLQRVAAIAAGIDEAVRALRRDLNVVLSRAVWQVFQIAADRHRRTLESHGVLDFGELLARAGELLLQMDEFARSRFLLEARYHHVLVDEFQDTSRAQWDLVLQLVRAWGEGLGLADEAPLRPSIFIVGDRKQSIFGFRDAEVAVLDEAAEAIAGLRENDDPLQSIRQSFRSVPPLLAFANDVFHEVVKAPNRADAFRYDDRDEFPIDDAAGDATAEPALGVIADDEAGKCAAAVAAEINRLLASATIRDRQTGLPRRMRPADVAILFRSRSSHREFERALESRGIPTYVYKGLGFFDEDEVSDIFALVRYLSDPASDLRAAAFLRSRFVRLSDPGLQRLAPGLAAALSGGRAPARFGDLDLEDQRVLGAIRASVPGWLALADRIPPAELVDRILSETAYAFEIRGGRAEQARENIKKMRGLIRRIQNRGFLTLARLAADLDQLSTGDESNAVVDALDAVSLMTVHSAKGLEFPVVFVVHLARGAGGPPDPIRIAPNAPDDEAVAVGDFQAEFDEDVADRDGEELKRLLYVAITRARDRLYLASATRKGVLVPGRGSLASVLPRTLCDVVASAAQPDASGAGLEWRAASGRVHQFRRCVVAPPAEMARITGSEPAIDVTHEPPGASAQDNQAATVGAARPDDFDRLTDSGAVARAAVTDVVAPEAALDHNGPASGRHDSAAAGRLVHRLFQFGVDASDADAVTGRAGALLDEEDRYDVEDLDGMIQRAVSVYRRMRNQPEVAAILGGSTCFYEVPVSVAIDCAPGRIVRGVIDCLACAPNGEVVVIDFKTGAPRETDRRQLDVYVEAARGLFPDTTVRGLLVYPE; the protein is encoded by the coding sequence TTGAACCGGGCGCGCCTCGATGAGGATGTCGCGTTGCTGTTCGCCCAACTGGGTGACGCCAGGCTGCGGGAAGGGTTGACGGCGCTGCTTGGACGGCGCCAGGTCGCTGCTGGCGTGCTGCGCCGTGTGCTCGCGGCGGGACCACCCGACATGACCGTGGCCCGTGCGTGCGCCCTCGGCGCGCGGCGGCTGCGAGACCTGCTGCGCGCGGTGCCCGGCGGCCTCGATGCATTTCTGGACGAGGGACCGGCAGGGCACCCGAGATTCGCGATGCTCGCAGCCGGCATTCGCGCACTCGTGGAAGCCGAGCACCCCGACCCGGCGTCGCTGCGAGGCCTGATCGAACAACTGCGCTCGCATGTCCTGACCAAGGCCGGCGAGCCACGCAAGCGACTGCCCTCGGAGTACGACGAGACCTGCTTCTCGAGCAAGGCGGCGCGAAAGGCGCATCTGCAGCGCGTCGCGGCAATAGCCGCCGGCATTGACGAAGCCGTTCGCGCGCTGCGGCGCGATCTCAATGTCGTGTTGTCCCGGGCTGTCTGGCAGGTGTTCCAGATCGCCGCGGACCGCCACCGGCGGACACTCGAATCGCACGGCGTGCTCGACTTCGGCGAACTGCTTGCACGCGCCGGCGAGCTCCTGCTGCAGATGGACGAGTTCGCCCGCAGCCGCTTTCTGCTGGAGGCGCGGTACCACCACGTGCTCGTGGACGAATTCCAGGACACCTCGCGCGCCCAGTGGGACCTGGTCCTGCAACTGGTACGCGCCTGGGGCGAGGGACTCGGCCTGGCCGATGAGGCCCCGCTCCGGCCGTCCATCTTCATCGTCGGCGATCGCAAGCAGTCGATCTTCGGATTTCGCGACGCCGAAGTCGCGGTGCTGGACGAAGCCGCCGAGGCCATCGCCGGTCTCAGAGAGAACGACGATCCGCTGCAGAGCATCCGGCAGAGTTTCCGCTCGGTGCCGCCGTTGCTGGCGTTCGCCAACGACGTGTTCCACGAAGTCGTGAAAGCGCCGAATCGGGCCGACGCCTTTCGGTACGACGATCGGGACGAGTTCCCAATCGATGATGCAGCCGGCGACGCGACGGCTGAGCCCGCGCTGGGCGTCATCGCCGATGACGAGGCAGGGAAGTGTGCGGCCGCAGTGGCGGCCGAGATCAACCGTCTGCTCGCATCCGCCACAATTCGCGATCGCCAGACCGGCCTGCCACGGAGGATGCGGCCTGCTGATGTCGCCATCCTGTTTCGTTCGCGATCGAGCCACCGCGAATTCGAACGGGCGCTGGAGTCCCGCGGGATTCCGACGTACGTCTACAAAGGGCTTGGGTTCTTCGACGAAGACGAGGTCAGTGACATCTTCGCGCTCGTGAGGTACCTGTCCGACCCGGCATCGGATCTGCGGGCAGCAGCGTTCCTCCGATCGCGGTTTGTGCGGCTGTCAGACCCGGGTCTGCAGCGCCTGGCCCCGGGGCTGGCCGCGGCGCTTTCTGGCGGACGCGCCCCCGCCCGGTTTGGCGATCTGGACCTCGAGGATCAGCGGGTGCTTGGCGCGATTCGCGCGAGCGTGCCCGGATGGCTCGCGCTGGCGGACCGGATTCCGCCGGCAGAACTGGTGGATCGAATTCTCAGCGAGACCGCGTACGCGTTCGAAATACGCGGCGGGCGAGCCGAGCAGGCGCGCGAGAACATCAAGAAGATGCGCGGGCTGATTCGCCGCATCCAGAACCGCGGGTTCTTGACACTTGCGAGACTCGCCGCCGATCTTGATCAGTTGTCGACGGGCGATGAGTCGAATGCCGTCGTGGACGCGCTCGATGCCGTCAGCCTGATGACCGTTCACTCGGCGAAGGGCCTCGAGTTTCCGGTGGTGTTCGTCGTCCATCTCGCCCGCGGGGCGGGCGGCCCCCCGGACCCGATCCGGATTGCCCCCAACGCGCCTGACGATGAAGCGGTGGCCGTCGGAGACTTCCAGGCGGAGTTCGACGAGGATGTCGCCGATCGCGACGGCGAGGAACTCAAGCGCCTGCTGTATGTGGCAATCACGCGTGCTCGCGACCGGCTGTACCTGGCGTCGGCCACGAGAAAAGGCGTCCTTGTGCCGGGACGGGGGAGTCTGGCCAGCGTGCTGCCCAGGACGCTGTGTGACGTCGTTGCCAGCGCTGCGCAGCCTGACGCGAGCGGAGCCGGCCTCGAGTGGCGGGCCGCGTCAGGTCGCGTACACCAGTTCCGCCGGTGCGTGGTCGCGCCACCCGCGGAGATGGCCCGGATCACCGGCAGCGAGCCGGCGATCGATGTCACGCACGAACCCCCGGGAGCGTCTGCGCAGGACAACCAGGCAGCGACCGTTGGCGCCGCGCGTCCTGATGATTTTGACAGGCTCACCGATTCCGGCGCGGTGGCACGCGCCGCAGTCACCGACGTCGTGGCGCCAGAAGCGGCGCTCGACCACAACGGCCCCGCCTCCGGGCGTCACGATTCTGCGGCAGCGGGCCGTCTCGTGCATCGGTTGTTTCAGTTTGGCGTGGACGCGTCTGACGCCGATGCGGTCACGGGGAGGGCCGGAGCGCTGCTCGACGAGGAGGATCGGTACGATGTCGAGGATCTGGATGGCATGATCCAGCGCGCCGTCTCGGTATACCGACGCATGCGAAATCAGCCCGAGGTCGCTGCCATCCTCGGCGGTTCCACTTGTTTCTATGAAGTGCCGGTGTCGGTGGCCATCGACTGCGCGCCCGGCCGTATCGTGCGCGGTGTCATCGACTGCCTGGCTTGCGCCCCGAACGGCGAGGTCGTCGTCATCGACTTCAAGACGGGTGCCCCGCGTGAGACCGACCGCCGCCAGCTCGACGTCTATGTCGAGGCGGCCCGCGGGCTGTTCCCCGATACCACCGTCCGTGGTCTGCTGGTCTACCCGGAGTGA
- a CDS encoding UvrD-helicase domain-containing protein encodes MTNRVPPLSGPLGSLPGPGRLHDADARAAAVDPRRNVVLEASAGTGKTRVLVGRYVNLIRLGVDPANILAITFTRKAAAEMRERIVEELRRASTESPEDAERWRILRDRLNEIAICTIDAFCLLLLREFPLEADLEPGAPR; translated from the coding sequence GTGACGAATAGGGTGCCACCCCTGTCGGGTCCGTTGGGTTCGTTGCCCGGGCCTGGGCGGCTTCATGACGCGGATGCCCGCGCGGCGGCGGTCGACCCGCGTCGCAACGTCGTGCTGGAGGCGTCGGCCGGCACGGGCAAGACCCGCGTGCTGGTGGGACGATACGTCAATCTCATCAGACTGGGAGTGGATCCGGCCAACATCCTCGCCATCACCTTCACGCGGAAGGCCGCGGCCGAGATGCGCGAGCGCATCGTCGAGGAACTTCGCCGGGCATCGACCGAGTCGCCCGAGGACGCCGAGCGCTGGCGAATCCTGCGCGACCGGCTCAATGAGATTGCCATCTGCACGATCGACGCGTTCTGCCTGCTGCTGTTGCGCGAGTTTCCTCTCGAGGCCGACCTTGAACCGGGCGCGCCTCGATGA
- a CDS encoding PD-(D/E)XK nuclease family protein translates to MITPRTTRLIRADDLREFRDWLVNLALAGDVASVRSRAVIVPTRTAAEQLRRVLEDRALASGGRAIVLPHLVTRDQWRTLLHDGLTDRRHGLSSHEREVLLAAAARDAVAGGVTPPFTIRPGIVAEMLAFYDALRRHLHSIADFERLIGERFAREVETDRGAVRLLAQTRFMAEAFRGYEARLPASGGLDEHQLRERLLDEPVARFIHVVVAVADRAGDANGLWLADFDLLARMSGLARIDVVATASTLKAGWLGRVRDLLPGIDEEAESDAAADTPPVLVAPGGPDAPLHAVHRDREEELRAVARRVKRDARDGTAPALGRIGIVFRRPLPYVYLAGQVFPSAGVPHDVFDALPLASEPYAAALDLVFDCLDSNFAREALVALVRSPIFTFDVNGCRLVPADVLAFDQALSEARFLGDAAELRKLAGAWSVAPKGIPGSGRSRRGPSPLPACLAAVRIADELEALTRVDRPSTHLETVIAFLAAHEHVAPRDDETRDRLMRARAAIHGSIRGLRDAHRRHDDEPRAFAETAASIRRWIGQQTFAQHRGRSGVQLVDADAARFGEYDTLYLVGLTERDWPGSERRNIFYPAALLSQLGWPAEPDARAAERASFGDLLRAPSRRLVVSTFTLEDDAIVEPSPFLEDLSESGLAVARDSAASQTRIFEEEAVRLDPIRADALHGPASDWLSIRRDRTAAFLPQFHGQTGDPRLDAYKVSSLDLYLACPFIFFATQVLRLTEDPDDEESLGPRSQGKLAHEVLQFFFQAWQQEGGGAITLDNLDLARRRFAEVAEERLARLSESDAALQRMRLMGSAISPGFGDTVFRIEAERPMPVVERLTEFSLNGDTRLRSGGTERSVRLKATADRIDLLADGTFRLLDYKLSRAPAPSRVVQLPAYAASARQRLEGHRGGSWRPVDAAYITFGKTHYVPLAKRAGELDAVLAEGEARLLAVVDRIERGEFPPSPHSRHMCAHCPYSSVCRKDYVGDE, encoded by the coding sequence GTGATCACGCCCCGGACGACTCGCCTGATTCGGGCCGATGACCTGCGCGAGTTCCGCGATTGGCTGGTGAACCTCGCACTCGCCGGCGACGTGGCCTCCGTCAGGAGCCGTGCCGTGATCGTGCCGACGCGGACCGCAGCGGAGCAATTGCGGCGTGTGCTCGAAGACCGCGCGCTCGCCTCAGGCGGCCGCGCGATCGTGCTGCCGCACCTGGTGACGCGCGACCAGTGGCGGACGCTGCTGCACGACGGACTGACCGACCGCCGACACGGCCTGTCGTCGCACGAGCGCGAGGTGCTGCTGGCCGCAGCCGCGCGAGACGCGGTCGCTGGCGGTGTGACGCCGCCCTTTACGATTCGCCCTGGGATCGTGGCGGAGATGCTGGCCTTCTACGACGCCCTTCGCCGGCACCTCCACTCCATCGCCGACTTCGAGCGGCTGATTGGCGAACGGTTCGCGCGCGAAGTGGAAACCGATCGGGGAGCGGTCCGCCTGCTCGCGCAGACGCGGTTCATGGCAGAGGCGTTCCGGGGATACGAGGCGCGGCTGCCGGCCTCGGGCGGGCTCGACGAGCATCAGCTCCGCGAACGCCTGCTCGACGAGCCGGTTGCCCGCTTCATCCACGTCGTTGTGGCCGTGGCCGACAGGGCAGGCGATGCCAACGGATTGTGGCTGGCGGATTTCGATCTGCTGGCGCGGATGTCAGGCCTCGCGCGCATAGACGTCGTCGCTACCGCATCAACGCTCAAAGCCGGATGGCTGGGTCGCGTGCGTGATCTGTTGCCGGGAATCGACGAGGAGGCCGAGTCCGACGCGGCCGCCGACACGCCTCCAGTCCTGGTGGCGCCCGGCGGCCCGGATGCTCCGCTCCATGCCGTGCATCGCGATCGCGAAGAGGAGCTGCGAGCGGTCGCCAGACGCGTCAAACGCGACGCCCGCGATGGAACCGCGCCCGCCCTCGGGCGAATCGGCATCGTGTTCAGACGCCCCTTGCCATACGTGTACCTGGCCGGTCAGGTCTTCCCTTCTGCCGGCGTGCCGCACGACGTATTCGACGCCCTGCCCCTGGCGTCCGAACCCTACGCCGCCGCATTGGATCTCGTGTTCGACTGTCTCGACTCGAACTTCGCGCGCGAGGCGTTGGTGGCGCTGGTCAGATCACCCATCTTCACCTTCGACGTGAATGGCTGCCGCCTCGTACCCGCCGACGTGCTCGCCTTCGATCAGGCGCTCAGTGAGGCGCGATTCCTCGGTGACGCGGCGGAACTGCGGAAGCTCGCCGGAGCCTGGTCCGTCGCGCCGAAGGGAATCCCCGGCTCCGGCAGATCGAGGAGAGGCCCTTCGCCACTGCCGGCCTGCCTGGCAGCGGTCCGAATCGCGGACGAACTGGAGGCGCTCACCCGCGTCGATCGACCCTCGACGCATCTCGAGACCGTGATCGCGTTTCTCGCGGCTCACGAACACGTGGCCCCCAGGGACGACGAGACCCGCGACCGCCTCATGCGGGCACGCGCCGCGATTCACGGATCGATCCGCGGCTTGCGCGACGCGCACCGCCGGCATGATGACGAGCCCCGGGCATTTGCGGAAACGGCCGCGTCCATCCGGCGCTGGATCGGTCAGCAGACGTTTGCCCAGCACCGCGGGCGTTCCGGCGTGCAACTGGTCGACGCGGATGCCGCGCGCTTCGGCGAGTACGACACGCTCTACCTGGTGGGTCTGACGGAACGTGACTGGCCAGGCTCCGAGCGCCGGAACATCTTCTATCCGGCTGCGCTGCTGTCCCAGCTGGGCTGGCCCGCTGAGCCCGACGCGCGGGCGGCCGAGCGCGCGTCCTTCGGGGATCTGCTGCGGGCGCCGTCCCGCAGGCTCGTCGTCTCGACATTCACGCTCGAAGACGATGCCATCGTCGAGCCGTCGCCGTTTCTCGAGGACCTGTCAGAAAGCGGGCTGGCCGTCGCGCGCGACAGTGCGGCCTCTCAGACCAGGATTTTCGAGGAGGAGGCGGTGCGTCTGGACCCGATACGCGCGGATGCGCTCCACGGGCCGGCGTCAGACTGGCTGTCGATTCGCCGTGACCGCACGGCGGCGTTTCTTCCGCAATTTCACGGACAGACGGGCGATCCGCGGTTGGATGCCTACAAGGTCAGCTCGCTCGATCTGTACCTGGCGTGCCCGTTTATATTCTTCGCGACGCAGGTGCTTCGGCTGACCGAAGACCCCGATGATGAGGAATCGCTCGGACCACGGTCGCAGGGCAAACTGGCTCACGAAGTGCTCCAGTTCTTCTTCCAGGCGTGGCAGCAGGAAGGGGGCGGGGCAATCACGCTGGACAACCTGGACCTGGCGCGCCGCCGATTTGCGGAGGTTGCCGAGGAGCGTCTCGCGCGGCTTTCCGAATCTGACGCCGCGCTCCAGCGCATGCGCCTGATGGGCTCGGCCATCTCGCCCGGCTTTGGAGACACCGTCTTCCGCATCGAAGCCGAGCGCCCCATGCCTGTCGTGGAGCGGTTGACGGAGTTCTCTCTCAACGGCGACACGCGCCTCAGGTCCGGGGGCACAGAACGCTCGGTGCGACTCAAGGCCACCGCAGATCGGATCGATCTGCTGGCCGACGGGACGTTCCGGTTGCTGGACTACAAGCTGTCACGCGCCCCGGCGCCCAGTCGGGTGGTCCAGTTGCCTGCGTACGCGGCGAGCGCGCGCCAGCGGCTCGAGGGACACCGCGGAGGCTCGTGGCGTCCGGTGGACGCGGCCTACATCACGTTTGGCAAGACCCACTACGTGCCGCTGGCAAAGAGGGCGGGCGAACTCGACGCGGTTCTCGCCGAAGGGGAAGCGCGGCTCCTGGCGGTGGTTGATCGCATTGAACGCGGCGAGTTTCCGCCCTCGCCGCATTCGCGGCACATGTGCGCGCACTGCCCGTATTCGTCCGTGTGCCGGAAGGACTACGTCGGTGACGAATAG